The following are encoded in a window of Haemorhous mexicanus isolate bHaeMex1 chromosome 7, bHaeMex1.pri, whole genome shotgun sequence genomic DNA:
- the PLAU gene encoding urokinase-type plasminogen activator has product MKLLIFLTVTLGALVTGLQSIYSWKYYKQYKRRSEHKECPCLNGGTCVTYYLFSGIGRCICPDGYTGLHCELDTDSTCYTENGENYRGMATEDKCLPWNLPSLIRRGRYHAYSENALQLGLGKHSYCRNPNGRSRPWCYTKRGSAILETPCNIEKCGPTCGQRSISKMFKIVGGKQAEVESQPWIAGIFQTIRDREHFLCGGSLIDPCWVLTAAHCFQTPSRRPINKSVYKVFLGKSILNVTDDKEQVFMVDEIISHPDFTDDTGGNENDIALIRIRTTSGQCATESKYVRTVCLPERNLYLKENTHCEIAGYGKQDFYDIFYAQRLMSATVNLMSQTKCKYEYYDNIRVTDNMVCAGDPTWQIDACKGDSGGPMVCEHNGRMMVYGIVSWGDGCAKENKPGVYTRVTQYLNWIDSSMNGLAAKSRFLPEPK; this is encoded by the exons ATGAAGTTACTCATCTTCCTCACAGTAACCTTGGGTGCACTTGTCACGGGGCTACAGTCT ATTTATAGCTGGAAATACTACAAGCAATATAAACGCAGATCAGAACACAAGG AATGCCCTTGTTTGAATGGAGGAACATGCGTTACCTATTATCTCTTCAGTGGAATTGGTCGTTGCATATGTCCAGATGGATACACTGGGCTTCACTGTGAACTAG aCACTGACAGCACATGCTATACTGAAAATGGGGAGAACTACAGAGGGATGGCAACAGAAGACAAATGTCTACCATGGAACTTGCCCTCACTAATCAGGAGGGGTCGTTACCATGCTTACTCAGAGAATGCTTTGCAGCTTGGGCTGGGCAAACACAGCTACTGCAG AAACCCAAATGGAAGGAGCAGACCCTGGTGTTACACCAAAAGGGGATCTGCCATTCTAGAAACACCTTGCAACATAGAGAAGTGTG ggCCTACATGTGGTCAAAGGAGCATCAGCAAGATGTTCAAGATTGTTGGTGGAAAGCAGGCAGAGGTTGAGTCTCAGCCTTGGATAGCAGGCATCTTCCAAACCATAAGGGACAGAGAGCACTTCCTGTGTGGTGGCAGCCTCATCGACCCTTGCTGggtgctgacagcagcacacTGCTTCCAGACTCC GTCAAGAAGACCAATAAACAAATCTGTCTACAAAGTCTTCCTTGGAAAGTCCATACTGAATGTTACTGATGATAAAGAACAAGTATTTATGGTTGATGAGATCATCTCTCACCCTGACTTTACAGATGACACAGGTGGCAATGAGAATGATATTG CTTTGATAAGGATAAGGACAACTTCTGGACAGTGTGCAACAGAATCCAAGTATGTCAGAACAGTCTGCTTGCCAGAGAGGAACCTTTACTTAAAAGAGAATACACACTGTGAAATAGCTGGCTATGGAAAACAAGATTTTT atgACATCTTCTATGCTCAAAGACTGATGTCAGCTACTGTGAACTTAATGTCACAGACAAAATGCAAATATGAATACTATGACAATATTAGAGTTACTGACAACATGGTCTGTGCTGGGGATCCCACATGGCAGATTGATGCCTGCAAG GGAGATTCCGGTGGCCCCATGGTCTGTGAGCACAATGGCAGGATGATGGTTTATGGGATTGTCAGCTGGGGAGATGGCtgtgcaaaggaaaacaagccGGGCGTTTACACCAGAGTTACTCAATACCTTAACTGGATTGACTCCAGCATGAATGGGTTAGCTGCCAAGAGTCGTTTTCTTCCTGAACCAAAGTGA